From the genome of Staphylococcus haemolyticus, one region includes:
- a CDS encoding sterile alpha motif-like domain-containing protein, with protein MSFYEFMQGFIGDQTPLGELAHWISQDQHFPKYERISDNILSYFTKITTLDHEFLEVVKRSISLYEQSQL; from the coding sequence ATGAGTTTTTACGAATTTATGCAAGGATTTATTGGTGACCAAACCCCTTTAGGCGAACTTGCACATTGGATTAGCCAAGATCAGCATTTCCCAAAGTATGAACGAATTTCTGATAACATACTTAGTTATTTTACGAAAATTACAACATTGGACCACGAATTTTTAGAAGTCGTAAAGCGTTCTATCTCGCTTTATGAACAAAGCCAATTATAA
- a CDS encoding antibiotic biosynthesis monooxygenase family protein, whose amino-acid sequence MILKDSYKTYVVEEKGDNTISIKKNNDEHQYDVLEVIDDLSNDSFCVLNHLFVNEGMEDAFEKKFLERPKYLQNVPGFKALRFLRPQVAGRHYIILTLWEERQAFYDWQNSNEYSQTHKHRGTEGGVDRNIVNRDLSYNVRIELSGLESKLDLSHIF is encoded by the coding sequence ATGATTTTAAAAGATAGTTACAAAACTTATGTAGTAGAAGAAAAAGGCGATAACACGATTTCAATAAAGAAAAATAATGATGAACATCAATATGATGTGTTAGAAGTGATTGATGATTTATCAAATGATTCTTTTTGTGTGTTAAATCATTTATTTGTTAATGAAGGTATGGAAGATGCATTCGAGAAGAAATTCTTAGAACGTCCTAAATACTTACAAAATGTTCCAGGATTTAAAGCTTTAAGATTTTTGCGTCCACAAGTAGCAGGACGACACTATATTATTTTAACTTTATGGGAAGAACGTCAGGCATTTTATGATTGGCAGAATTCTAATGAATATAGTCAAACCCATAAACATAGAGGCACTGAAGGTGGTGTTGATCGCAACATTGTTAATCGTGATTTATCTTATAATGTGCGTATTGAGCTATCTGGTTTAGAGTCAAAATTAGATTTAAGTCATATTTTCTAG
- a CDS encoding LysR family transcriptional regulator, which translates to MEITKLKYFKVVANMNNISEAAKRLNISQPALSKAIASIEDELGVALFDRKGRHIYLNRYGELMLNYIDSAFRELNEGERIIKELTGIESGQVTFAVTFPHVMPLLIQNYVSRHPNIKIKQYQAISERATHLILNNEVDFAISSSKIEHRDISWEPIIQDDIYLTVSKEHPLSQCTSLELTQIKDERLIGQIEGYGFRDTIDYILKQEGIVPNYQVEVEDSSAILKLVAMNIGISFTPKQALRNLDKQIVAIPINNEHCYREIGLAYKKSHYFTEVASSFKTFVTDYFQNHIN; encoded by the coding sequence TTGGAGATTACAAAGCTCAAATATTTTAAAGTGGTAGCTAATATGAATAATATTTCAGAGGCGGCAAAGCGACTGAATATTTCTCAACCAGCACTAAGTAAGGCGATTGCATCAATTGAAGATGAGTTGGGTGTGGCATTATTTGACCGGAAAGGCAGACATATCTACTTAAACCGATATGGTGAATTAATGCTGAATTATATCGATAGTGCATTTAGGGAATTAAATGAAGGAGAACGTATAATCAAAGAATTAACAGGTATCGAAAGTGGTCAAGTTACTTTTGCAGTAACATTTCCACATGTTATGCCATTACTCATTCAAAATTATGTGTCACGACATCCCAATATTAAAATTAAGCAATATCAAGCAATATCTGAACGGGCAACTCATTTGATTTTAAATAACGAAGTAGATTTTGCTATATCATCTTCTAAAATTGAACATCGCGATATAAGTTGGGAACCTATCATACAAGATGATATTTATTTAACTGTTAGTAAAGAACATCCTCTCTCTCAATGTACTTCTCTTGAATTAACACAAATTAAAGATGAACGATTGATAGGTCAAATTGAAGGTTATGGTTTTCGAGATACGATAGATTACATTTTAAAACAAGAAGGGATTGTTCCTAATTATCAAGTAGAGGTTGAGGATTCGAGCGCTATTTTAAAACTAGTAGCTATGAATATAGGCATCTCATTCACACCCAAACAAGCCTTAAGAAATTTGGATAAGCAAATTGTAGCAATACCTATTAACAATGAACATTGTTATCGGGAGATTGGTTTAGCTTATAAAAAATCTCATTACTTTACAGAAGTAGCATCGTCATTTAAGACTTTTGTGACTGATTATTTTCAAAATCATATCAATTAA
- a CDS encoding MFS transporter yields MEMKQQQFTGNNKLLLGIVLGVITFWLFAQSLLNLVPTIQHSFSSSIGTTSIAISITALFSGMFVVGAGSFADKLGRVKMTYIGLILSIIGSLLIIVTPFTPMLILGRIIQGLSAAAIMPSTLAIIKTYYQGSDRQRALSFWSIGSWGGSGFASLFGGMIDTAIGWRWIYIISIIVAILAILLIKGTPETKANQTTNTKFDFVGLTLFVIMMLSINVVITQSAKLGLFSPTILALIAVFIISTIIFIRVEMKMHYPLIDFKLFNNKAYTSATVSNFMLNGVAGTLIVANTFVQQGLGFSTFQTGLLSITYLITVLLMIRVGEKVLQKVGARKPMLLGTALNMVGILLISFTFLSSQMYVVVCVIGYLLYGLGLGFYATPSTDTAISNSPEDKVGVASGIYKMASSLGGAFGIALSGTLYGIGAAMVNINFGAMLGLWLNILMAIISFTVILIGVPKQQSK; encoded by the coding sequence ATGGAAATGAAACAACAACAATTCACTGGAAATAATAAGCTTTTATTAGGTATAGTACTCGGCGTAATTACATTTTGGTTGTTTGCGCAATCTTTACTCAATTTAGTGCCAACAATTCAACATTCATTTTCAAGTAGTATTGGTACAACGAGTATTGCGATTAGTATTACGGCTTTATTTAGTGGTATGTTTGTCGTTGGTGCAGGTAGCTTCGCCGATAAATTAGGTCGCGTAAAAATGACGTACATTGGTTTAATATTGAGTATTATTGGGTCATTATTGATCATTGTAACACCATTTACGCCAATGTTAATTCTTGGTCGTATTATTCAAGGGTTATCAGCAGCAGCAATTATGCCATCTACATTAGCGATTATTAAAACGTATTATCAAGGTTCAGATCGACAACGTGCGTTGAGCTTCTGGTCAATTGGGTCTTGGGGTGGCTCAGGATTTGCTTCTCTATTTGGAGGTATGATTGATACAGCAATTGGTTGGCGCTGGATTTATATTATCTCTATTATTGTTGCGATTTTAGCTATTCTATTAATTAAAGGTACTCCTGAAACTAAAGCGAATCAAACAACAAATACTAAATTTGACTTTGTAGGACTTACGTTGTTTGTCATCATGATGCTAAGTATTAATGTAGTGATCACTCAAAGTGCTAAATTAGGTTTATTCTCACCAACAATTCTAGCTTTAATTGCAGTGTTTATTATTTCAACAATCATCTTTATTCGTGTTGAAATGAAAATGCACTACCCATTAATAGACTTTAAATTATTTAATAATAAAGCCTATACGAGTGCAACAGTTTCTAATTTCATGTTGAATGGAGTTGCCGGTACGCTAATCGTTGCTAATACATTTGTTCAACAAGGGTTAGGTTTCTCAACATTTCAAACTGGACTACTTTCAATTACGTATTTAATTACAGTATTATTGATGATTCGTGTCGGTGAAAAGGTTCTCCAAAAAGTTGGCGCAAGAAAGCCGATGTTACTGGGTACTGCATTGAATATGGTAGGTATTCTATTAATATCATTTACATTCCTATCTTCACAAATGTATGTTGTCGTATGTGTCATTGGTTACTTATTATACGGACTAGGATTAGGTTTCTATGCGACACCATCTACAGATACGGCCATTTCAAATTCTCCTGAAGATAAAGTAGGTGTGGCATCTGGTATTTATAAAATGGCATCTTCACTTGGTGGTGCCTTTGGTATTGCCCTTTCAGGTACGCTATATGGTATCGGGGCAGCGATGGTTAATATTAACTTTGGTGCAATGTTAGGATTATGGTTGAACATTTTAATGGCAATCATTTCATTTACGGTTATACTTATCGGTGTTCCTAAACAACAATCTAAATAA
- a CDS encoding SDR family NAD(P)-dependent oxidoreductase yields the protein MRLENKVALITGSGGGMGFETAKRFVEEGATVIISDLKEDVVNQAVDTLSKETNQKVYGYVLDVSKEASVEDTFSNIKHDIGKLDILINCAGITGADKTTDQLTEEEWDQVFAVDVKGVFFCTKHAVPLLRENGGGSIVNFSSILGLVGTDELTPYAAAKGAVTNMTRQDAISFGKDHIRVNSVHPGTILTPLVKKLGAETEGGLEAYTAKMSERHPIGYLGEPVDVANAVLFLASDEARFITGAALTVDGGYTAR from the coding sequence ATGAGGCTAGAAAACAAAGTAGCTTTAATTACTGGTTCAGGTGGTGGAATGGGCTTCGAAACTGCTAAGCGTTTTGTTGAAGAGGGTGCAACAGTTATCATTTCAGACCTTAAAGAAGATGTAGTCAATCAAGCGGTTGACACACTTTCTAAAGAAACTAATCAAAAGGTATACGGTTATGTCTTAGATGTTTCTAAAGAAGCTAGCGTTGAAGATACATTTTCGAATATCAAGCATGATATTGGTAAATTAGACATACTCATTAATTGTGCGGGTATAACTGGCGCTGACAAAACGACAGACCAACTCACTGAAGAAGAATGGGATCAGGTTTTTGCAGTCGATGTAAAAGGCGTATTCTTCTGTACTAAACATGCTGTACCACTCTTACGTGAAAATGGTGGCGGTTCAATCGTTAACTTCTCATCTATCTTAGGTTTAGTGGGTACAGATGAACTCACACCATACGCAGCTGCTAAAGGTGCTGTTACAAATATGACACGACAAGATGCCATCAGCTTTGGTAAAGATCACATTCGTGTTAACTCTGTTCATCCAGGTACAATATTAACACCTTTAGTGAAAAAACTCGGTGCAGAAACAGAAGGTGGTTTAGAAGCCTATACTGCTAAAATGTCTGAACGCCATCCAATTGGCTATTTAGGTGAACCTGTAGATGTTGCCAATGCAGTATTATTCTTAGCAAGTGATGAAGCTCGATTTATTACAGGTGCAGCATTAACTGTAGACGGTGGATACACTGCCAGATAA
- the aryK gene encoding transcriptional regulator AryK has product MNTNYEITFDTKKEDIASDYLSLNLILKGNVTCQSENQNKHYHVGDLILINSYQNFLILEDSDVSYMSLRLSNNYFSHYIEDKNIYFHFEEVSKKIHDDIKTLLAKIGITYLRKGKFHQLHMDQMMIQLIEMLVKFIPYQSRQELIHEHNKDDVFASLASEFINQHFMERIGLDDLSDYINLSSSYTSRLFTKKLGTSFNSYLNKVRTRNAEHDLKYSDISITDIAMKNGFSNSTSLAKHFKLWYHMTPGDYRKEFQVKDLNQLKMKPLNKQSIKRYIQYLSSYVNNQMDVVIHSAEPQKEIDIQLEDRLGYLNKYNHIVQIGSIVNMRVHRYREQILEVKDRVGLDTVLVQDLVNDTSWREHVVASDEIIPHSHQYMTLDECLLFLMNHQIHLSIRLRPPHSATAFQAYCDTWVQILKHFINMTTHSSRMQLSVIIDAIDLKQYIQLYEVFNRYISNVKFIVNYQDFSNQKNNLKLLFKDHSEKVNMLAFEANQNDVVNLEVSEDIQYQYAKNHINETVEALVEWLPKKQKDMPLMLLNWNTLTGNSNLTNGEYFRAGIIFKQLLDINEKVCTVGYWLNYELHQKYGVMNEHQLMGIDLYHQFDGKRPAFFTSNFFRMLQNNVRFRNEECMVVGDDTHLQIVVWDADHYNPYYTISEQPNVMEKRNFKIEINQLQSGLYKIKHYTLDKENGALYRVWQQHNTTYGMDQETIDYVNRISYPKLDIAEVEVEETLTYHLKVMTNSIHIIEVNKYV; this is encoded by the coding sequence TTGAATACTAATTATGAAATCACGTTCGACACTAAAAAGGAAGATATAGCTTCTGATTATTTATCGCTAAATTTAATTTTAAAAGGTAACGTCACATGTCAGAGTGAAAATCAAAATAAGCACTATCATGTTGGAGATTTAATATTAATCAATAGCTATCAAAACTTTTTGATTTTAGAAGATTCAGATGTAAGTTATATGTCGCTCCGACTGTCTAATAATTATTTTTCTCATTACATTGAAGATAAGAATATTTATTTTCATTTTGAAGAAGTATCTAAAAAAATACATGATGATATCAAAACATTGTTAGCTAAAATAGGGATTACTTATTTAAGAAAAGGGAAGTTTCATCAATTACACATGGATCAAATGATGATTCAATTAATTGAAATGTTGGTGAAATTTATTCCCTATCAATCTAGACAAGAGTTGATTCATGAACATAATAAAGATGATGTATTTGCTAGTCTCGCTTCAGAATTTATTAATCAACATTTTATGGAACGTATTGGTTTGGATGATTTGTCAGACTATATTAATTTGTCTAGTTCGTACACTTCTAGATTATTCACGAAAAAATTAGGAACGTCGTTTAATAGTTATCTTAATAAAGTGAGAACAAGAAATGCTGAACATGATTTGAAATATAGTGATATTTCAATTACTGACATAGCAATGAAGAATGGTTTTTCTAATTCAACGTCATTAGCGAAACATTTTAAATTATGGTATCACATGACACCGGGTGATTATCGTAAGGAATTTCAAGTTAAAGACTTGAATCAGTTGAAAATGAAACCTCTAAATAAGCAAAGTATTAAGAGATATATTCAATATTTGTCGTCATATGTGAATAATCAAATGGATGTCGTCATTCATTCGGCAGAACCCCAAAAAGAAATCGATATTCAATTAGAAGACAGGCTTGGATATTTAAATAAATACAATCATATCGTTCAAATTGGAAGTATCGTCAATATGCGCGTGCATCGTTATAGAGAGCAAATATTGGAAGTGAAAGATAGAGTTGGTTTAGATACTGTATTGGTACAAGATTTAGTAAATGATACTTCTTGGAGAGAACATGTCGTTGCATCTGATGAAATTATTCCGCATAGCCACCAATATATGACCTTAGATGAGTGTTTGTTATTTTTAATGAACCATCAAATACATTTGAGTATTCGTTTGAGACCGCCACATAGTGCAACAGCATTTCAAGCGTATTGTGATACATGGGTACAGATTCTTAAACATTTTATAAATATGACAACACATAGCAGTAGAATGCAACTTTCAGTAATTATAGACGCTATAGATCTGAAACAGTACATTCAATTATATGAAGTATTTAATCGTTATATATCTAACGTGAAATTTATTGTAAATTATCAAGATTTCAGTAATCAAAAAAATAACTTGAAGTTACTTTTTAAAGATCATTCTGAAAAAGTTAATATGTTAGCGTTTGAAGCTAATCAGAATGACGTAGTCAATTTAGAAGTTTCTGAAGATATACAGTATCAGTATGCTAAAAATCATATCAATGAGACAGTAGAAGCGTTAGTCGAATGGCTACCGAAAAAGCAGAAAGATATGCCACTAATGTTACTCAACTGGAATACCTTAACTGGTAATTCAAATCTTACTAATGGCGAATATTTTAGAGCGGGTATTATATTTAAACAATTATTAGATATTAATGAAAAAGTTTGTACGGTGGGGTATTGGCTGAATTATGAATTACATCAAAAATATGGTGTCATGAATGAACATCAATTAATGGGAATTGACTTATATCATCAATTTGATGGTAAACGCCCTGCATTCTTTACAAGTAATTTCTTTAGAATGTTGCAAAATAATGTAAGATTTAGAAATGAAGAATGTATGGTTGTTGGCGACGATACACATCTTCAAATTGTTGTATGGGATGCGGATCATTACAATCCTTATTACACGATTTCAGAGCAGCCGAATGTAATGGAAAAGAGAAATTTTAAAATAGAAATTAATCAACTTCAAAGTGGGCTATATAAAATTAAACACTACACGTTAGATAAAGAGAACGGTGCTTTATATCGGGTATGGCAACAACACAATACAACATATGGTATGGATCAGGAAACGATTGATTATGTTAATCGTATTTCATATCCTAAATTGGATATTGCAGAAGTGGAGGTAGAAGAAACACTTACCTATCATTTAAAAGTAATGACGAATTCCATTCATATTATAGAAGTGAATAAGTATGTATAA
- a CDS encoding M20 family metallopeptidase: MIKQLINTLQEKEERMIEIRRYLHQHPELSFKEQETPKYIADFYKDKDCEVETNVGPNGVKVTIDSGKPGKTIAIRADFDALPIQEATGLPFASKNEGVMHACGHDAHTAYMLILGETLIEMKDQFKGKVIIIHQPAEEMPPGGAQGMIKDGVLDGVDHVLGAHVMSTMEAGKVFYREGFVQTGRAYFKLKVQGSGGHGSSPHMANDAIVAGAQFVTEVQTIVSRRLSPFETGVITIGSFDGKGQFNVIKDAVELEGDVRALTDDTRDTIEKELKRLVEGLESTFGVTCEFEFKKDYPALYNDPEFTQYVAQTIKEADADDIQGIEVCEPQPPSEDFAFYAATLPSTFIYSGAAPKDGMIYPHHHPKFTIDESSMLVAAEAVGTVVLDYLS, from the coding sequence ATGATTAAACAATTAATTAACACTTTACAAGAAAAAGAAGAACGTATGATTGAAATAAGAAGATATTTACATCAACATCCTGAGTTATCATTCAAAGAACAGGAAACGCCAAAATATATCGCTGATTTCTACAAAGATAAAGATTGCGAAGTAGAGACTAATGTAGGACCTAATGGCGTCAAAGTGACGATAGATAGTGGTAAACCTGGTAAAACAATTGCGATTAGAGCAGACTTTGACGCTTTACCAATTCAAGAAGCTACGGGCTTACCTTTTGCTTCAAAAAATGAAGGTGTCATGCATGCTTGCGGTCATGATGCACACACAGCTTATATGTTAATTTTAGGTGAAACATTAATAGAAATGAAAGATCAATTTAAAGGTAAAGTTATTATTATTCATCAACCAGCAGAAGAAATGCCTCCAGGTGGTGCGCAAGGCATGATTAAAGATGGCGTGCTTGATGGTGTAGACCATGTGTTAGGTGCACATGTAATGAGCACAATGGAAGCAGGAAAAGTTTTCTATAGAGAAGGCTTTGTACAAACTGGACGTGCTTACTTTAAATTAAAAGTACAAGGTTCTGGTGGTCATGGATCTTCACCACATATGGCAAACGATGCGATCGTTGCAGGTGCTCAATTTGTTACGGAAGTACAAACGATTGTATCAAGACGTTTAAGTCCATTTGAAACAGGCGTTATTACAATCGGTTCATTTGATGGTAAAGGTCAATTTAATGTTATTAAAGATGCGGTAGAACTCGAAGGTGATGTAAGAGCGTTAACTGATGACACACGTGACACAATTGAAAAAGAATTGAAACGCTTAGTAGAAGGTCTTGAATCAACGTTTGGCGTTACATGTGAGTTCGAATTTAAAAAAGATTATCCAGCATTATATAATGACCCTGAATTTACACAATATGTTGCACAAACAATTAAAGAAGCGGATGCAGATGATATACAAGGTATTGAAGTTTGTGAACCCCAACCACCTTCAGAGGATTTCGCTTTCTATGCAGCGACATTACCAAGTACATTTATTTATTCAGGCGCAGCACCAAAAGATGGTATGATTTATCCACATCACCATCCAAAATTCACAATTGATGAATCATCAATGTTAGTAGCTGCAGAAGCAGTAGGGACAGTCGTTTTAGACTACTTAAGTTAA
- the mbcS gene encoding acyl-CoA synthetase MbcS, with protein MDNSSLLAPETYNIVSEIEKHASNTSKKALIYENGVDEPITVTYSELIKNANKVGYVLLNHGLKKGDKVLIMMPRAIMTYELYLAALKLGIAIIPSSEMLRTKDLQYRITHGEIKAVIAKSDFIEEFKGVKEYDALTKFIIDGHETDWINIEDEKASQSDALDIEKTSRDDLAILSYTSGTTGNPKAVTHSHGWGFAHMKMAPEHWLCIKEDDLVWATAAPGWQKWVWSPFLSIMGSGATAFVYNGKFNPSRYLELLQGFEINVLCCTPTEYRMMAKLDNLQEYNLEHLHSAVSAGEPLNREVVEQFRNNFNLTVRDGYGQTESTLLIGFLKDTKSRPGSMGKEIPGSRVTIVDDEGQPVETNVKGNIALPLDFPGLFKGYYKDEERTKAAQAGDYYITGDLAHIDEDGYFWFEGRRDDIIISSGYTIGPFEVEDALTNHPAVKECAVVASPHEIRGNIVKAFVILQDNYQGNDDLVKELQTFAKNEVAPYKYPRAIEFVDSLPKTNSGKIRRVELRDAEREKYNKENGFK; from the coding sequence ATGGATAATTCAAGTTTATTAGCACCAGAGACTTACAATATTGTTTCAGAAATTGAGAAACATGCTTCTAATACATCGAAGAAAGCCCTGATTTATGAAAATGGGGTAGACGAACCAATTACAGTGACATATTCAGAATTAATTAAAAATGCCAATAAAGTGGGATATGTCTTATTAAATCACGGACTTAAAAAAGGTGATAAAGTATTAATCATGATGCCGAGAGCAATTATGACATATGAACTTTATCTTGCTGCATTAAAACTGGGTATTGCGATTATTCCTAGTTCAGAAATGCTAAGAACTAAAGATTTACAATATCGAATTACACATGGTGAGATTAAAGCAGTAATTGCTAAATCTGATTTTATTGAAGAGTTCAAAGGCGTTAAAGAGTATGACGCATTAACGAAATTTATCATTGACGGACACGAAACGGACTGGATTAATATTGAAGATGAAAAAGCGTCTCAAAGTGATGCGTTAGATATTGAAAAAACTTCAAGAGACGATTTAGCCATCTTATCATATACATCTGGAACGACAGGAAATCCTAAGGCTGTTACACATTCTCATGGTTGGGGATTTGCACACATGAAAATGGCGCCAGAACATTGGTTATGTATTAAAGAAGACGACTTAGTGTGGGCGACAGCTGCACCAGGTTGGCAAAAATGGGTATGGAGTCCTTTCTTATCAATTATGGGTTCAGGCGCAACAGCATTTGTTTATAATGGTAAATTCAACCCTTCTCGTTATCTTGAATTATTACAAGGCTTTGAAATCAATGTCTTATGTTGTACACCAACAGAATATCGTATGATGGCGAAATTAGACAATTTACAAGAATATAACTTAGAACACCTTCACAGTGCTGTATCAGCAGGCGAGCCATTAAACCGTGAAGTTGTAGAACAATTCCGCAATAACTTTAATTTAACGGTGCGTGATGGTTATGGACAAACAGAGAGTACTTTATTAATCGGGTTCTTAAAAGACACTAAATCACGACCAGGTTCAATGGGTAAAGAAATCCCAGGTAGCCGTGTTACGATCGTTGATGATGAAGGACAACCGGTTGAAACAAATGTTAAAGGAAATATAGCTTTACCACTTGATTTCCCTGGTTTGTTTAAAGGTTATTATAAAGATGAAGAACGTACGAAAGCAGCTCAAGCGGGTGACTATTACATTACTGGAGACTTAGCGCATATAGATGAAGATGGCTATTTCTGGTTTGAAGGTCGACGAGATGATATTATCATCAGTTCAGGCTATACGATTGGACCGTTTGAAGTTGAAGATGCCTTAACAAATCACCCGGCCGTTAAAGAATGTGCTGTTGTAGCAAGTCCTCATGAAATTCGAGGCAACATTGTTAAAGCATTCGTTATTTTACAAGATAATTATCAGGGTAATGATGACCTTGTTAAAGAATTACAAACTTTCGCGAAGAATGAAGTAGCACCATATAAATACCCACGTGCAATTGAATTTGTAGACTCATTACCTAAAACAAATTCAGGTAAAATCCGTCGTGTTGAATTACGCGATGCTGAACGTGAGAAATATAATAAAGAAAATGGATTTAAATAA
- a CDS encoding amidohydrolase yields the protein MMKDLVKRLQEKEEKMIEIRRHLHEHPELSFQESETPKYITDFYKDKDCEVKTNVGENGVKVTIDSGNPGKTIAIRADFDALPIQEDTGLSFASKNDGVMHACGHDAHTAYMLILAETLIEMKDQFNGKVIVIHQPAEEMPPGGAKGMIEDGVLDGVDHVLGTHVMTNMEPGKVFYRPENVQTGRSYFKLTIQGEGGHGSSPHTANDAIVAGANFVTTAQTIVSRRLNPFETGVVTIGSFDGKGQFNVIKDKIELEGDVRALTDATRDKIADELQQIVKGLEATFGVKCDFEFSKDYPALYNDPDFTNYVAETIKKADLDDVKGVEECEAQPPSEDFAFFAKTLPSTFIYSGAAPQDGKAYPHHHPKFKIDEKSMLVAAEAVGAVVLDYLNSK from the coding sequence ATGATGAAAGATCTAGTAAAACGTCTACAAGAGAAAGAAGAAAAGATGATTGAAATTCGTAGACACTTACATGAACATCCAGAATTATCATTCCAAGAATCAGAAACACCTAAATATATTACTGATTTCTATAAAGACAAAGATTGTGAAGTTAAAACGAATGTCGGTGAAAATGGTGTGAAAGTGACTATCGATAGCGGCAATCCTGGAAAAACAATTGCGATTAGAGCAGACTTTGATGCTTTACCAATCCAAGAAGATACTGGATTGTCATTTGCGTCTAAAAATGATGGTGTGATGCATGCATGTGGTCATGATGCGCATACCGCGTATATGTTAATATTAGCTGAAACGTTAATTGAAATGAAAGATCAATTTAACGGTAAAGTGATCGTTATTCATCAACCAGCAGAAGAAATGCCTCCAGGTGGTGCCAAAGGTATGATTGAAGATGGTGTGCTAGATGGTGTCGATCATGTGCTAGGTACACATGTAATGACAAATATGGAACCGGGTAAAGTGTTCTACCGTCCTGAAAATGTTCAAACAGGTCGTTCATACTTTAAGTTAACGATACAAGGTGAAGGTGGTCATGGTTCATCACCTCATACAGCAAATGATGCGATTGTCGCTGGTGCTAACTTTGTTACTACTGCACAAACAATCGTTTCACGTCGTCTTAACCCGTTTGAAACAGGTGTTGTAACAATTGGCTCATTTGATGGTAAAGGTCAATTTAATGTCATCAAAGATAAAATCGAGCTTGAAGGTGATGTGCGTGCATTAACCGATGCTACACGTGATAAAATTGCTGACGAATTACAACAAATAGTCAAAGGTCTTGAAGCAACATTTGGTGTTAAATGTGACTTTGAGTTTAGTAAAGACTATCCAGCACTATATAATGACCCTGATTTTACAAATTATGTTGCAGAAACTATAAAAAAAGCTGATTTAGATGACGTAAAAGGGGTAGAAGAATGTGAAGCACAACCGCCATCAGAAGATTTCGCATTTTTTGCTAAAACATTGCCAAGCACATTTATTTATTCAGGTGCTGCGCCTCAAGATGGAAAAGCGTATCCTCATCATCACCCTAAATTTAAAATTGATGAGAAAAGTATGTTAGTCGCAGCAGAAGCTGTGGGTGCAGTTGTGTTAGATTACTTAAATTCAAAATAA